A region from the Thauera humireducens genome encodes:
- a CDS encoding putative RNA methyltransferase, with product MAARDTHRDCCFMRLPFLHLACPLDGAPLRQDGAVWRCPSGHSFDSAREGYINLLPVQNKRSLNPGDSKEMVAARRRFLNAGHYQPIASTVARMVLDGLPERAACLDAGCGEGYYLRRLADAAHGRQLALLGLDISKWAVQAAARQQRDAIWVVGSNANLPVLAQTLDRVICMFGFPVYGEFARVLKPGGELLQVDAGADHLRELREVIYPSLKPERRSEPEAPAGFTVAGTETLRFTVDLAGSEPIADLLLMTPHLFRATAEGRARAAALTELSLTVDVRLLLLRRTAA from the coding sequence ATGGCGGCCCGTGACACCCACCGCGACTGCTGCTTCATGCGTCTTCCTTTCCTCCACCTTGCCTGCCCGCTCGACGGCGCGCCGCTGCGGCAGGACGGCGCCGTGTGGCGCTGCCCGTCCGGCCACAGTTTCGACTCGGCGCGGGAGGGCTACATCAACCTGTTGCCCGTGCAGAACAAGCGCTCGCTCAATCCGGGCGACAGCAAGGAGATGGTCGCTGCCCGCAGGCGTTTCCTCAATGCCGGCCACTACCAGCCGATCGCTTCGACCGTGGCGCGGATGGTGCTCGACGGCCTGCCGGAACGCGCGGCGTGCCTCGATGCCGGCTGTGGCGAGGGTTATTACCTGCGCCGGCTCGCGGATGCCGCGCACGGTCGGCAGCTCGCCCTGCTGGGCCTCGACATCTCCAAGTGGGCGGTGCAGGCCGCCGCCAGGCAGCAACGCGACGCCATCTGGGTCGTGGGCAGCAATGCCAACCTGCCGGTGCTGGCGCAGACGCTCGATCGCGTGATCTGCATGTTCGGGTTCCCGGTGTATGGCGAGTTCGCGCGCGTGCTCAAGCCGGGCGGCGAACTGCTGCAGGTCGATGCCGGCGCCGACCACCTGCGCGAGTTGCGCGAAGTCATCTATCCCAGCCTGAAGCCGGAGCGTCGCTCCGAACCGGAGGCGCCAGCCGGCTTCACGGTGGCGGGAACCGAGACCTTGCGCTTCACGGTCGATCTGGCGGGCTCTGAGCCAATCGCCGACCTGCTGCTGATGACGCCGCACCTGTTTCGCGCAACGGCGGAAGGGCGCGCACGCGCGGCGGCGCTGACCGAGCTGTCGCTGACGGTCGATGTGCGCCTGCTGCTGTTGCGGCGGACCGCGGCCTGA
- a CDS encoding response regulator codes for MRILIVDDHPINRTLPAIWLGRRGHEVVECGDGLQALEAIAHERFDAVLLDICMPGVSGLDVCRRLRASEGPDCPRIVAYTAHAVPEMLDEMHETGFDEILIKPITEEGLLRALRLT; via the coding sequence ATGAGGATCCTCATCGTCGATGACCACCCGATCAACCGAACCTTGCCGGCGATCTGGCTGGGGCGGCGGGGTCATGAGGTCGTGGAGTGCGGCGACGGCCTTCAGGCGCTCGAGGCGATCGCGCACGAGCGCTTCGACGCCGTGCTGTTGGATATCTGCATGCCCGGCGTGTCGGGGCTGGATGTCTGTCGTCGGTTACGGGCGAGCGAGGGGCCGGACTGCCCGCGTATCGTCGCCTACACGGCGCATGCCGTTCCCGAGATGCTCGACGAGATGCATGAGACGGGATTCGATGAGATCCTGATCAAGCCCATCACCGAAGAAGGCCTGCTGCGCGCCCTGCGGCTCACCTGA
- a CDS encoding ATP-binding protein: MSSEQRKRTAASAESRLADPTAGPLGWLADGKLAFVVILCLGFVLLVSLWAAVLYKVKVEEAHVAETIRRDTMNLARAFEEHTIRTLGSVDQALLFVKYQYEKIGDRLDIAEAVGGGMIISSLFNQVGVINAQGIYHLSNIPGFSRMDLSDREHFRVHVEVDTKAYFVSKPVLGRATGKWSLQVSRRINQVDGSFGGVAVISVDPFYFTSFYSDVDVGTRGVVTLFGLDGIVRARRSGEMTEVGQDISRSTLMSLIQNEPTGHFVEKSMIDGVERSHSYRRLPGLQLGVLVGVDREGAMTDFEARKAGYFRFASAMTLIIVAFAGLSAWLLYRQRMISLSLRESQARAESANRLKSEFLASVSHELRTPLNGIIGYADLLRETADDEAHREYAGVIFDSSQHLLGLVNSILDMARVEAGEMKLKPEPVRVAALVAEVCATYQPIATQKGLALSGSGPQDAQLSIVCDRIRVAQILNNLVHNALKFTDTGFVRVRAYLDDCDCIFEVADSGCGIDPRDQALIFERFRQADAFLTRSQAGAGLGLALCRELAELMGGQITLHSAPGQGSTFSLVLPLAPKEGA; this comes from the coding sequence ATGTCTTCAGAGCAGCGGAAACGCACCGCCGCAAGCGCCGAATCGAGGCTTGCCGATCCCACGGCGGGGCCGCTCGGGTGGCTGGCCGATGGCAAGCTCGCGTTCGTCGTCATCCTCTGCCTTGGCTTCGTGCTGCTCGTTTCGCTGTGGGCGGCGGTGCTCTACAAGGTAAAGGTCGAAGAAGCCCATGTCGCGGAAACGATCCGCCGCGACACCATGAATCTCGCGCGGGCCTTCGAGGAACACACCATCCGCACCCTCGGCAGCGTCGATCAGGCGCTGCTGTTCGTGAAGTACCAGTACGAGAAGATCGGCGACCGGCTCGACATCGCCGAGGCGGTAGGCGGCGGCATGATCATCAGCAGCCTGTTCAACCAGGTTGGGGTGATCAACGCGCAGGGCATCTACCACCTGTCGAACATTCCCGGCTTCAGCCGCATGGACCTGTCGGACCGGGAACATTTCCGCGTCCATGTCGAGGTCGACACCAAGGCCTACTTCGTCAGCAAGCCGGTGCTGGGGCGTGCGACGGGCAAGTGGTCGCTGCAGGTCTCGCGCCGGATCAACCAGGTCGATGGCAGCTTCGGCGGAGTCGCTGTGATCTCGGTCGATCCGTTCTATTTCACGAGCTTCTACAGCGATGTCGATGTCGGCACGCGCGGCGTGGTCACGCTGTTCGGCCTGGATGGCATCGTTCGCGCACGGCGCTCGGGCGAGATGACCGAGGTCGGGCAGGACATTTCGCGCTCCACGCTGATGAGTCTGATCCAGAACGAGCCGACCGGCCATTTCGTCGAGAAAAGCATGATCGACGGCGTCGAGCGGAGCCATAGCTACCGGCGTCTGCCCGGCCTGCAGTTGGGGGTGCTGGTCGGCGTCGATCGTGAAGGCGCGATGACGGATTTCGAGGCGCGCAAGGCGGGCTACTTCCGTTTCGCGAGCGCGATGACCCTGATCATCGTCGCCTTTGCCGGCCTGTCGGCCTGGCTGTTGTACCGCCAGCGCATGATTTCCCTCAGCTTGCGGGAAAGCCAGGCGCGGGCAGAGTCTGCCAACCGCCTCAAGTCCGAGTTCCTCGCGTCGGTGTCGCACGAGTTGCGTACGCCGCTCAATGGCATCATCGGCTACGCCGACCTGCTGCGCGAGACGGCTGACGATGAGGCCCACCGCGAGTACGCGGGCGTGATCTTCGACAGCAGCCAGCACCTGCTCGGACTGGTGAATTCCATCCTCGACATGGCGCGCGTCGAGGCGGGCGAGATGAAGCTCAAGCCCGAGCCGGTTCGCGTTGCCGCGCTGGTGGCGGAAGTCTGCGCCACCTACCAGCCGATCGCGACGCAAAAGGGGCTGGCCCTCTCGGGCAGCGGGCCGCAGGACGCGCAGCTGAGCATCGTCTGCGACCGCATTCGCGTTGCACAGATTCTGAACAATCTGGTGCATAACGCACTCAAATTCACCGACACGGGTTTCGTTCGTGTTCGGGCCTATCTGGACGATTGCGACTGTATCTTCGAGGTCGCGGACAGTGGCTGTGGCATCGACCCGCGCGACCAGGCGCTGATCTTCGAGCGCTTCCGTCAGGCTGACGCGTTCCTCACGCGCTCGCAGGCAGGCGCAGGGCTCGGGCTCGCCCTGTGCCGGGAACTGGCCGAGCTGATGGGCGGGCAGATCACGCTGCATTCCGCGCCGGGGCAGGGCAGCACGTTCAGCCTCGTCCTGCCCCTGGCGCCGAAGGAGGGCGCATGA
- a CDS encoding TetR/AcrR family transcriptional regulator, producing the protein MARRETCLREQKPEGARADVRRHQILSAAARCFRERGFHGASVSQISKAAGMSAGHIYHYFENKEAIISEIVDQDLEHRLALTEVFRSAASSRPALRAHIAGAVARQLDGDAAALKVEIVAEAGRNPRVAEIVRKADSIGRLELASAIRDIRRRAGYDDHPGAIDEMVELISAMYGGVLMRSITNPAVDANALADRIVKVIEATLYGDVPEAAPGGA; encoded by the coding sequence ATGGCCAGACGGGAGACCTGTTTGAGGGAGCAGAAACCGGAAGGCGCACGGGCCGATGTGCGCCGCCACCAGATCCTGTCGGCCGCAGCCCGGTGTTTCCGTGAGAGGGGCTTTCACGGCGCCAGCGTTTCGCAGATCAGCAAGGCGGCGGGCATGAGCGCGGGCCATATCTACCATTACTTCGAGAACAAGGAGGCGATCATCAGCGAGATCGTCGACCAGGATCTCGAGCACCGGCTCGCGTTGACGGAGGTCTTTCGTTCGGCCGCGAGCAGTCGTCCGGCCCTGCGGGCACACATCGCCGGGGCGGTGGCCAGGCAGCTCGACGGCGATGCGGCGGCCTTGAAGGTGGAGATCGTTGCGGAGGCGGGGCGCAATCCCCGTGTTGCCGAGATCGTCAGGAAGGCGGACTCGATCGGCCGGCTGGAGTTGGCCAGCGCCATCAGGGATATCCGCAGGCGCGCCGGGTACGATGACCATCCGGGTGCAATCGATGAGATGGTCGAGCTCATCTCGGCGATGTACGGCGGCGTGCTGATGCGCAGCATCACCAATCCAGCCGTCGATGCAAACGCCTTGGCGGACCGGATCGTGAAGGTGATCGAGGCAACCCTGTACGGGGACGTGCCCGAGGCCGCGCCAGGGGGTGCGTGA